A genomic window from Halogeometricum borinquense DSM 11551 includes:
- the trpC gene encoding indole-3-glycerol phosphate synthase: MNASEDSLAPEVRSILDAARERPGGDEPVAVTARSFPDAVAATEAAGRIPVVAEVKPTSPTTAGERTDDPVELAREMVAGGATALSVLTEPDHFGGSVESLRRIREAVDVPVLRKDFVVNESQLDAVESDLVLLIARFLGDDLSDLVTAAKERGFQPLVEVHDRDELGRALDAGADIIGVNNRDLATLAVDLETFESVAPHVPDDVTLLAESGVTSAEDARRMRAAGADALLIGTAIMDGDVRANTDRFSNATAKTELSE; this comes from the coding sequence ATGAACGCTAGTGAGGATTCACTCGCGCCCGAGGTTCGTTCGATCCTCGATGCCGCGCGAGAGCGACCCGGCGGCGACGAACCCGTCGCCGTGACGGCGCGGTCGTTCCCTGATGCCGTCGCCGCGACCGAAGCCGCGGGTCGCATCCCCGTCGTTGCAGAGGTCAAGCCCACCAGTCCGACGACAGCAGGCGAGCGGACCGACGATCCGGTCGAATTGGCTCGCGAGATGGTCGCCGGCGGTGCGACTGCACTCTCGGTCCTGACCGAACCCGACCATTTCGGCGGGTCAGTCGAAAGCCTTCGACGCATCCGCGAAGCCGTCGATGTTCCCGTGCTTCGCAAGGATTTCGTCGTGAACGAGTCACAGTTGGACGCCGTCGAGTCCGATCTCGTTCTCCTTATCGCGCGATTTCTCGGAGACGACCTTTCGGACCTCGTGACGGCCGCAAAAGAGCGAGGTTTCCAACCGCTCGTCGAGGTTCACGACCGCGACGAACTCGGCCGCGCACTCGACGCCGGTGCCGACATCATCGGCGTGAACAACCGCGACTTGGCGACGTTGGCGGTCGATCTCGAAACGTTCGAATCCGTCGCTCCCCACGTCCCTGACGACGTGACGCTTCTGGCCGAGAGCGGCGTGACGAGCGCCGAAGATGCCCGGCGGATGCGCGCGGCGGGTGCGGACGCTCTTCTCATCGGGACGGCAATCATGGACGGCGACGTGCGCGCGAACACGGACCGATTCAGCAACGCGACAGCGAAGACGGAGCTATCAGAATGA
- a CDS encoding SHOCT domain-containing protein has protein sequence MATNTTNRRLIALVLIALGALILLPTLFMGFGTMGYGPMMGGGMWGQMWGTGGTVPMWVPLAGLVMQLVFLAVIGGVAYLVYKAITGPERTGDRALEELRVAYARGDLTDEEYEDRRKTLKRE, from the coding sequence ATGGCCACAAATACAACGAACCGACGACTCATTGCACTCGTCCTCATCGCTCTCGGGGCGCTCATCCTGCTTCCAACCCTGTTCATGGGATTCGGAACGATGGGCTACGGGCCGATGATGGGCGGCGGGATGTGGGGTCAGATGTGGGGAACCGGTGGTACCGTCCCGATGTGGGTTCCACTCGCAGGCCTCGTCATGCAACTGGTCTTCCTCGCTGTAATCGGCGGCGTCGCGTACCTCGTTTACAAGGCGATCACGGGGCCGGAGAGGACGGGTGACCGCGCACTCGAAGAACTCCGCGTCGCATACGCGCGCGGAGACCTGACGGACGAGGAGTACGAGGACCGGCGAAAGACACTCAAACGGGAATAG
- a CDS encoding CPBP family intramembrane glutamic endopeptidase, which produces MPQWATFAAFAGVVTVGLLLLSYASQGVVSPDGERPPRDRSGPRRNNAHPESDDDDSSSESDAGRSHQNPDAETPLTDAPVDGETNTGVVSASDARQRAEQQYDPDRELVMPKSGVRYRPPPPEETPELSTGTLLVNVAFSQGLFALALLGGAWYTQVPASAFGAGTEAFSVSGLFVGVALGLALYAVNEVGAAVGSAYGLGRSEQLRQLLAPDSNAGWVALLLVILPIIAGFEELLFRGALVGVFAAGFGISPWLLAVISSLAFALGHGAQGRLGVVVTGALGFVLAAGFILTESLFVVVVAHYLVNALEFVVHEALDIDLRS; this is translated from the coding sequence ATGCCCCAGTGGGCGACGTTCGCTGCGTTCGCGGGCGTCGTCACGGTGGGCCTTCTCTTACTCTCTTACGCCTCACAGGGCGTCGTTTCTCCAGACGGTGAGCGACCGCCACGCGACCGGTCCGGTCCCAGAAGAAACAACGCCCATCCTGAGTCGGATGACGATGACTCATCTTCGGAGTCGGATGCAGGCCGCTCACACCAGAATCCGGATGCAGAAACCCCACTTACTGACGCGCCAGTCGATGGTGAGACGAACACCGGCGTAGTGTCCGCATCGGACGCACGCCAGCGTGCGGAACAACAGTACGACCCCGACAGAGAACTCGTCATGCCGAAGTCGGGCGTCCGATACCGGCCACCACCGCCCGAGGAGACACCTGAACTTTCGACCGGCACGCTGTTGGTCAACGTCGCGTTCTCGCAAGGGTTGTTCGCCCTCGCGCTCCTCGGCGGGGCGTGGTACACGCAGGTTCCGGCGTCCGCGTTCGGTGCGGGCACCGAGGCGTTCTCCGTCTCCGGGCTTTTCGTCGGCGTCGCGCTCGGTCTCGCACTCTACGCCGTGAACGAAGTCGGCGCGGCCGTCGGCTCGGCGTACGGACTCGGTCGGTCCGAACAACTCCGGCAGTTGCTTGCACCCGATTCGAACGCCGGCTGGGTGGCACTGTTACTCGTCATCTTACCCATCATCGCCGGCTTCGAGGAACTGCTGTTCCGTGGGGCGTTGGTCGGCGTCTTCGCGGCCGGATTCGGCATCTCGCCGTGGCTGTTAGCGGTTATCTCGTCTCTCGCGTTCGCGCTCGGTCACGGGGCGCAGGGACGACTCGGCGTCGTCGTCACCGGTGCGTTAGGATTCGTCCTCGCGGCGGGATTTATCCTCACCGAGAGCCTGTTCGTCGTCGTTGTCGCCCACTATCTCGTGAACGCGCTGGAGTTCGTCGTTCACGAGGCGCTCGATATCGACTTGCGCTCGTGA
- a CDS encoding DUF7575 domain-containing protein yields MSDTRRRALVAAFIGGVGASVGIAGAGHAYLREWRRAVAWFTFVLGIGLVLLSVFTDPMSLTLATIDEVPVEVTAPMFVLFFLSTFDAYYVASRKPQESDSLRCPVCRGKLDPQVTFCPWCATEFESRPRPPEELDVDYVQEAE; encoded by the coding sequence ATGTCGGACACACGTCGTCGAGCGTTGGTGGCCGCCTTCATCGGCGGCGTCGGCGCCAGCGTCGGTATCGCGGGTGCAGGACATGCCTATCTCCGCGAATGGCGACGCGCAGTCGCGTGGTTCACGTTCGTCCTCGGTATCGGACTTGTCCTTCTCTCGGTGTTTACCGACCCCATGTCACTGACGCTGGCAACTATCGATGAAGTCCCAGTGGAAGTAACCGCACCGATGTTTGTCCTCTTCTTTCTCAGTACGTTCGACGCCTACTACGTCGCATCGCGCAAGCCACAGGAGTCTGACAGCCTTCGATGTCCCGTCTGTCGCGGGAAACTCGACCCACAAGTGACGTTCTGTCCGTGGTGTGCGACTGAGTTCGAGAGCCGTCCCCGCCCGCCGGAGGAGTTGGACGTAGACTACGTTCAAGAAGCCGAGTAA
- a CDS encoding type I 3-dehydroquinate dehydratase encodes MFLSFDSFVLAASTATLAAEPAAREHADVVEFRMDLADDPLAELDDYDGTLPLLVTNRASWEGGESEADEEGRLASLERAARYDAVVAVDVELNALETTRGVTAAERLRESNVAVIASVHDFERTPATSELRRLLHEAATVGDVGKVAVTANSRHDALRLLEATHAATAWGDTVATMGMGEAGKHTRAVAPVYGSKIGYAPVHAGEETAPGQYDLESLAHLTESL; translated from the coding sequence ATGTTCCTCTCGTTCGACTCGTTCGTCCTCGCGGCGAGTACCGCGACGCTTGCGGCCGAACCCGCGGCCCGCGAACACGCCGACGTGGTTGAGTTCCGGATGGACCTCGCGGACGACCCGTTGGCCGAACTGGACGACTACGACGGAACGCTGCCGCTTTTGGTCACGAACCGAGCGTCGTGGGAGGGCGGCGAGTCGGAGGCTGACGAGGAGGGACGCCTCGCGTCGCTTGAACGCGCGGCACGGTACGACGCTGTCGTCGCCGTGGACGTAGAACTCAACGCACTCGAGACAACTCGGGGCGTGACTGCGGCCGAACGACTCAGAGAGTCTAACGTGGCGGTCATCGCGTCCGTCCACGACTTCGAGAGAACGCCCGCCACGTCGGAACTCCGCCGCCTGTTGCACGAGGCGGCTACCGTCGGTGATGTCGGGAAAGTCGCTGTTACGGCAAACAGCCGGCACGACGCACTCAGGCTACTGGAGGCGACACACGCCGCGACAGCGTGGGGCGACACCGTCGCAACGATGGGGATGGGTGAAGCGGGAAAACATACGCGAGCCGTCGCCCCGGTTTACGGGTCAAAAATCGGCTACGCTCCCGTTCACGCAGGGGAGGAGACAGCGCCCGGACAGTACGACCTCGAATCGTTGGCGCACCTCACCGAAAGTCTGTAA
- the trpB gene encoding tryptophan synthase subunit beta has protein sequence MSKTTFDGKFGEYGGQYVPEALMPAIEELEDAYERYVLENEDGFMDEFRRRLREFGGRPTPTQYAERLSERYDCDVYMKREDLVHGGAHKLNNALGQVLLAKYMGKERIVAETGAGQHGTATAMAAAHLDMPCEVYMGERDINRQRPNVFRMRLNGSEVNPVTVGRGTLKEAISETMRDWATNVENTHYVIGSIVGPHPFPVMVRDFQSVISEEARKQMREQAGTLPDSVLACAGGGSNTMGAFAEFVADEDVSLYAVEAGGSTLEVDEEAGVAPNSASLSTGSEGVLHGARTKLLQDRDGQIMESHSVSSGLDYAGVGPELAHLVDEDRVLAVNIGDDDALTAFHRLSQLEGVIPALETAHAFAYLEEHHEELGDTVLVNVSGRGDKDLESVIEETSKRDIDIAPDMDAFAGGF, from the coding sequence ATGAGTAAGACGACGTTCGACGGCAAGTTTGGTGAGTACGGTGGACAGTACGTTCCCGAGGCGCTCATGCCCGCTATCGAGGAACTCGAAGATGCGTACGAGCGGTACGTGTTGGAGAACGAAGACGGATTCATGGACGAGTTCCGGCGGCGACTCCGGGAGTTCGGCGGCCGGCCGACGCCGACGCAGTACGCAGAACGTCTCTCGGAGCGATACGACTGCGACGTGTACATGAAGCGCGAGGACTTGGTTCACGGCGGCGCACACAAGCTCAACAACGCTCTCGGGCAAGTTCTCTTAGCGAAGTACATGGGCAAAGAGCGCATCGTCGCTGAGACGGGCGCGGGACAACACGGAACGGCGACGGCGATGGCGGCCGCCCACCTCGACATGCCCTGTGAGGTGTATATGGGCGAACGCGACATCAACCGCCAGCGACCGAACGTCTTCCGAATGCGCCTGAACGGATCGGAAGTGAACCCCGTCACCGTCGGCCGTGGAACGCTGAAGGAAGCGATCTCCGAGACGATGCGCGACTGGGCGACGAACGTCGAAAACACCCACTACGTCATCGGAAGCATCGTCGGTCCGCACCCGTTCCCGGTGATGGTCCGGGACTTCCAGTCGGTTATCTCCGAAGAAGCCCGTAAACAGATGCGCGAACAGGCCGGAACGCTTCCGGACTCGGTGCTCGCCTGCGCGGGCGGCGGATCGAACACGATGGGTGCGTTCGCGGAGTTCGTTGCGGATGAGGACGTGTCGCTGTACGCCGTCGAAGCGGGCGGTTCGACGCTCGAAGTAGACGAGGAGGCGGGCGTCGCACCCAACTCCGCGTCGCTCTCGACCGGGTCCGAAGGCGTCCTCCACGGCGCGCGGACGAAACTCCTCCAAGATCGAGACGGACAGATTATGGAGAGTCACAGCGTCTCCTCGGGTCTCGACTACGCTGGTGTCGGTCCCGAACTCGCCCACCTCGTGGACGAGGATCGTGTACTGGCCGTGAACATCGGCGACGACGACGCGCTCACGGCATTCCATCGTCTCTCGCAGTTGGAGGGAGTCATTCCCGCCTTGGAGACGGCGCACGCGTTTGCCTACCTCGAAGAACACCACGAGGAACTCGGCGATACCGTGCTGGTGAACGTCTCCGGTCGCGGTGACAAGGACCTCGAATCGGTCATCGAAGAAACATCGAAGCGGGACATCGATATCGCGCCTGACATGGACGCGTTCGCGGGGGGGTTCTGA
- the trpA gene encoding tryptophan synthase subunit alpha, which translates to MGNPELDAAFENGAAFVPYLAAGDPDYESSIEYVEALERGGADVIELGLPFSEPIAEGPTIQNAVVRSLESGMTPDRFFEFVEELDVDVPLVCMTYYNLIYRFGDESGPRPFVEKAAEVGLSGFVVPDLPAEEADPLREACDEFGLDLVFIVAPTTQGDRLDRIMEQVSGYVYVQARLGVTGAQDDVSGQTESSLERVAEYDIPKAVGFGIKTGDHAERIVAAGADGIIVGSALVDIVAEGASAPRQMQSNDAAAHENGDDAETVAARLESKARELKDGAERGLAQRAPETERT; encoded by the coding sequence ATGGGGAACCCTGAACTTGACGCCGCGTTCGAGAACGGCGCGGCATTCGTCCCCTATCTCGCCGCGGGCGACCCGGACTACGAGTCATCAATCGAGTACGTCGAGGCGCTCGAACGCGGCGGCGCGGACGTGATCGAACTCGGGCTTCCGTTCTCCGAACCCATCGCGGAGGGACCGACGATTCAGAACGCCGTCGTGCGTTCGCTGGAGAGCGGGATGACACCCGACCGGTTCTTCGAGTTCGTCGAAGAACTGGACGTGGACGTACCGCTTGTCTGTATGACGTACTATAACCTCATCTACCGATTCGGAGACGAGTCCGGACCGCGGCCGTTCGTCGAGAAGGCCGCAGAAGTCGGTCTGTCAGGCTTCGTCGTGCCGGACCTACCTGCCGAGGAGGCCGACCCACTGCGCGAGGCGTGCGACGAGTTCGGTCTGGATCTCGTGTTTATCGTCGCACCGACGACGCAGGGTGACAGACTCGACCGCATCATGGAACAGGTTTCGGGGTACGTCTACGTGCAGGCACGTCTCGGTGTTACCGGCGCGCAGGACGACGTTTCCGGACAGACTGAATCGAGCCTCGAACGGGTAGCGGAGTACGACATCCCGAAGGCCGTCGGCTTCGGAATCAAGACCGGCGACCACGCCGAACGTATCGTTGCCGCCGGCGCGGACGGAATCATCGTCGGGAGCGCACTCGTCGATATCGTCGCCGAAGGTGCTTCGGCACCCCGTCAGATGCAGTCTAACGATGCGGCGGCTCACGAGAACGGCGACGACGCCGAGACGGTGGCCGCTCGCCTCGAATCGAAGGCGCGCGAGTTGAAAGACGGGGCGGAGCGAGGATTGGCGCAACGTGCGCCCGAAACGGAACGCACATAA
- a CDS encoding cobalamin-binding protein encodes MSEMGSAGAETTPRVVSLAPSSTATLTAMGAGDCLVGVTAHCDFDAPVVGGWLNPNYDRLAELDPDLVCTSDDLQSEIRDELRERGYAVYHDEPERLTDVVESFESLGSAVGRPAAGEQLAEASRARLETVATRVPSDSDSRPIVYCEEWSDPPMAAGNWVPDAVAAAGGRCPFVKPGERSREVSREVVEGAAPDHVVLHLCGHGDRVSPGLFSERGWDVDATVHVLDDSLLNQPSPNLLDGIEALADLLHSDSHQHADTDGGH; translated from the coding sequence ATGTCTGAGATGGGATCAGCGGGTGCGGAAACGACACCCCGTGTCGTCTCTCTCGCTCCGAGTTCGACGGCGACACTGACCGCGATGGGTGCCGGGGACTGTCTCGTCGGCGTGACGGCCCATTGCGACTTCGACGCACCAGTCGTGGGCGGGTGGTTGAACCCTAACTACGACCGCCTTGCGGAGTTGGACCCGGATCTCGTCTGTACTAGCGACGACCTCCAGTCGGAGATTCGGGACGAACTCCGCGAGCGAGGCTACGCCGTCTATCACGACGAACCCGAGCGATTGACCGACGTTGTGGAATCGTTCGAGTCACTGGGGTCCGCCGTCGGCCGTCCGGCAGCAGGCGAGCAACTCGCCGAGGCGAGCAGAGCGCGTCTCGAAACCGTAGCGACCCGAGTCCCTAGCGACTCTGACTCCCGGCCGATTGTCTACTGTGAGGAGTGGTCCGATCCGCCGATGGCCGCCGGTAACTGGGTTCCCGACGCCGTCGCGGCCGCGGGCGGACGCTGTCCGTTCGTTAAACCGGGTGAGCGCTCCCGTGAGGTGTCCCGCGAGGTAGTCGAAGGCGCAGCCCCTGACCACGTCGTCCTCCATCTCTGCGGCCACGGTGACCGTGTCTCGCCCGGTTTGTTCTCCGAGCGCGGATGGGACGTTGACGCGACGGTTCACGTCCTCGATGATTCCCTGTTGAACCAACCGAGTCCAAACCTGCTTGACGGTATCGAGGCGTTAGCTGACCTGCTTCATAGCGACTCACATCAGCACGCCGACACCGATGGCGGGCACTAA
- a CDS encoding 3-dehydroquinate synthase II — translation MTRSVWLKADDSVGDWETRKRRITAGLESGVDWILVDESDVERVRSLGDVNVAAFRTDADASLIDNVEEAESSDPDVADAYVVGKNGEGDGTVDLPGDFSGSADMTTLRREDDRANAAYVRILSKDHEAFAEAAADDADFTIVVGEDWTIIPLENLIARIGEETDLIAGVTTAEEARTAFETLELGSDGVLLDTDDPDEIRRTVEVREAAERESLDLQWAEVTAVERTGMADRVCVDTGNLMEHDEGMLVGSMGRGLFFVHAETAESPYVASRPFRVNAGAVHAYVRTPEGGTKYLSELKSGDEVQVIDTDGRTREAIVGRVKIEKRPMFRVEAELDGDRVETLLQNAETIKVQTRDGRTAVTDLEPGDEVLLYYEDTARHFGEAVEESIIEK, via the coding sequence ATGACACGGAGCGTCTGGTTGAAAGCCGATGACAGCGTCGGCGATTGGGAGACGCGGAAGCGACGGATAACCGCCGGTCTCGAATCGGGCGTCGATTGGATTCTCGTAGACGAATCCGATGTCGAACGCGTCCGGTCGTTAGGCGACGTGAACGTGGCGGCGTTCCGGACGGATGCGGATGCGAGTCTCATCGACAACGTCGAGGAAGCCGAGTCGTCGGATCCGGATGTCGCGGACGCCTACGTTGTTGGGAAAAACGGTGAGGGTGACGGTACCGTAGATCTGCCGGGCGATTTCTCCGGTTCCGCGGATATGACGACGCTCCGCCGCGAGGACGACCGCGCCAACGCGGCGTACGTTCGTATTCTCTCGAAAGACCACGAAGCGTTCGCCGAAGCGGCCGCCGACGATGCGGATTTCACTATCGTCGTCGGTGAGGATTGGACGATCATCCCGCTCGAAAATCTCATCGCGCGCATTGGCGAGGAGACGGACCTCATCGCGGGCGTCACCACGGCTGAGGAGGCTCGGACGGCCTTCGAGACGCTCGAACTCGGTTCCGATGGCGTCCTCCTCGATACCGACGACCCGGACGAGATCCGCCGGACCGTCGAAGTCCGCGAGGCGGCCGAACGCGAGTCGCTCGACCTCCAGTGGGCAGAGGTGACGGCAGTCGAACGGACGGGGATGGCCGACCGCGTTTGCGTCGATACGGGGAACCTGATGGAACACGACGAGGGGATGCTCGTCGGAAGTATGGGCCGCGGCCTGTTCTTTGTCCACGCCGAGACGGCCGAGTCGCCGTACGTCGCCTCACGTCCCTTCCGCGTCAACGCAGGGGCGGTCCACGCCTACGTGCGTACGCCGGAGGGAGGCACGAAGTATCTCTCTGAACTGAAAAGCGGTGACGAGGTGCAGGTCATCGATACCGATGGCCGCACACGTGAAGCAATCGTCGGACGCGTGAAAATAGAGAAGCGGCCGATGTTCCGGGTCGAGGCCGAACTCGACGGCGACCGCGTCGAGACGCTGTTACAGAACGCAGAGACCATCAAAGTCCAGACGCGCGACGGGCGGACGGCGGTGACCGATCTCGAACCCGGCGACGAGGTACTTCTCTACTACGAAGACACTGCTCGGCACTTCGGCGAGGCGGTCGAAGAGAGTATTATCGAAAAGTAG
- a CDS encoding 2-amino-3,7-dideoxy-D-threo-hept-6-ulosonate synthase, which yields MDVGITARLERISTGGRYLVVPMDHGITLGPVKGLVDLETTVDAITRGGADAVLTQKGVARRVHPKKNGKGYIVHLNGSTVIGPDSNDKRLTGSVEEALRVGADAVSFHMNVGSEFEPDQMTQLGELTEKAHRFGLPVLAMNYARGQDIDSQDAENLAHAVRLAEELGADVVKTSYTGEAETFERVCEATRLPVVIAGGSRGTDRQTIEMVRGAMDGGAAGVSMGRSIFQHDDPEAITRAVSAVIHRDADTETALHEAGLGLEA from the coding sequence ATGGACGTAGGAATCACAGCACGACTCGAACGGATCTCGACAGGGGGGCGATACCTCGTCGTCCCGATGGACCACGGAATCACACTTGGCCCGGTAAAGGGCCTCGTTGACCTGGAAACGACGGTTGACGCGATCACGCGCGGTGGGGCGGACGCCGTTCTCACGCAGAAAGGTGTCGCCCGGCGCGTTCACCCGAAAAAGAACGGCAAAGGGTACATCGTCCACCTGAACGGATCAACTGTCATCGGCCCGGATTCGAACGATAAACGACTTACTGGCTCTGTCGAAGAAGCGCTTCGCGTCGGTGCCGACGCCGTCTCTTTCCATATGAACGTCGGCAGCGAGTTCGAACCCGACCAGATGACACAACTCGGTGAACTGACGGAGAAAGCCCACCGCTTCGGCCTCCCTGTCCTCGCGATGAACTACGCACGCGGACAAGATATCGACTCACAGGACGCCGAAAACCTCGCTCACGCCGTCCGTCTTGCTGAGGAACTCGGCGCGGACGTAGTGAAGACCTCGTACACCGGTGAGGCGGAGACGTTCGAGCGCGTCTGCGAGGCGACGCGCCTTCCCGTCGTCATCGCGGGCGGGAGTCGCGGCACTGATCGCCAGACGATAGAGATGGTTCGCGGCGCGATGGACGGCGGTGCGGCGGGCGTTTCGATGGGGCGCTCTATCTTCCAACATGACGATCCCGAGGCGATCACGCGCGCCGTAAGCGCGGTTATCCACCGCGATGCGGATACGGAGACGGCACTCCACGAAGCAGGACTCGGACTCGAAGCGTAA
- a CDS encoding MGMT family protein: protein MNAGVFARESDRLGRAVQIGVASGSIISVSFPESAPADAESEHPILDRVFAYLDGDEDHFDDAPVALTVPTDHRRVLDAVRNIPYGETIALRRVIRMAGMDPEDEDDVATARSALRENPVPLFIPDHRVDDAPGAIPEAVARRLRQVESA, encoded by the coding sequence ATGAACGCAGGCGTGTTCGCCCGTGAGTCCGACCGACTCGGGCGAGCAGTGCAGATTGGTGTCGCAAGTGGAAGCATCATCAGCGTCTCATTCCCCGAGTCGGCCCCTGCGGACGCGGAATCCGAACATCCGATTCTTGACCGGGTGTTCGCATACCTCGACGGCGACGAGGACCACTTCGACGACGCTCCCGTCGCGCTGACCGTCCCAACGGATCACCGCCGCGTACTCGATGCGGTACGGAACATCCCCTACGGTGAAACGATTGCACTCCGGCGCGTCATTCGGATGGCCGGAATGGACCCCGAGGACGAAGACGACGTGGCAACCGCCCGGTCTGCACTCCGCGAGAACCCGGTTCCGCTGTTCATTCCGGACCATCGCGTCGATGACGCACCGGGGGCGATACCCGAAGCAGTCGCTCGCCGACTCCGGCAGGTAGAATCAGCCTGA
- a CDS encoding transcription initiation factor IIB, giving the protein MSEKSTFTRPNARTREERSESNESRSRQSMGQKWGRQDESETESESENTSEDLTCPECGGNVVVDDEHGETVCADCGLVVTEDSVDRGPEWRAFDAAEKDQKSRVGAPTTNTMHDKGLSTNIDWRDRDAYGNSLSSNQRQKMQRLRKWNERFRTRDSKERNLKQALGEIDRMASALGLPENVRETASVIYRRALDDDLLPGRSIEGVATSCVYAAARMAGVPRSLDEISEVSRVEKSEVARTYRYIARELSLEVKPADPEQYVPRFGSELGLSDESKMRARQLLKNAKEKGVHSGKSPVGLAAAAVYAAALLTNEKTTQAAVSDVADISEVTIRNRYHELLEAEESLGLA; this is encoded by the coding sequence ATGAGTGAGAAGAGCACCTTCACTCGCCCGAACGCGAGAACGAGAGAAGAACGAAGCGAAAGCAACGAAAGCAGGAGTCGACAGTCGATGGGCCAAAAGTGGGGCCGTCAGGACGAATCGGAAACCGAGTCCGAATCCGAGAACACAAGCGAAGACCTCACCTGCCCTGAGTGTGGCGGTAACGTCGTCGTAGACGACGAACACGGTGAGACGGTCTGTGCGGACTGTGGTCTCGTCGTCACCGAAGACTCCGTTGACCGCGGGCCGGAATGGCGCGCGTTCGACGCCGCAGAGAAAGACCAGAAGTCCCGCGTCGGTGCGCCGACGACGAACACGATGCACGACAAGGGGCTTTCGACCAACATCGACTGGCGCGACCGTGACGCCTACGGTAACTCCCTGTCGTCGAACCAGCGCCAGAAGATGCAGCGTCTCCGCAAGTGGAACGAGCGCTTCCGCACCCGCGACTCCAAAGAGCGGAATCTGAAGCAAGCGCTCGGTGAAATCGACCGGATGGCTTCGGCCCTCGGTCTCCCCGAGAACGTCCGCGAGACGGCATCTGTTATCTACCGCCGTGCGCTGGACGACGACCTCCTTCCCGGACGCTCCATCGAGGGTGTCGCCACCTCGTGCGTTTACGCGGCCGCTCGGATGGCCGGTGTCCCGCGTTCGCTCGACGAAATTTCTGAAGTCTCGCGCGTCGAGAAGAGCGAAGTCGCCCGTACGTACCGCTACATCGCGCGCGAACTCTCCCTCGAAGTCAAGCCCGCAGACCCCGAACAGTACGTCCCGCGCTTCGGTTCGGAACTCGGGCTCTCCGACGAGTCGAAGATGCGCGCGCGCCAACTGCTGAAGAACGCCAAAGAAAAGGGCGTTCACTCGGGTAAATCGCCCGTCGGCCTCGCCGCGGCCGCCGTCTACGCTGCCGCACTCCTCACGAACGAGAAGACGACGCAGGCCGCTGTCAGCGACGTTGCAGACATCTCTGAAGTCACGATCCGCAACCGCTACCACGAACTCCTCGAAGCCGAGGAGAGCCTCGGTCTCGCCTGA